In Paraburkholderia youngii, the genomic stretch GAGAATTGCGGGCGTGAGGATTCGCGCGTTGCGGGAGGCGTGCTGCTCGGGGGATTTATTGTCGTGATGTCGCCGTGGTGCGGCTAGACCGCTATGTTAGCCAATCGACGCGGCGCTTGCAGGCACCCAGTATGCGGGATAGACGAGCACGCGCGGCTCACCTACACTCTGGCCGGTTCAGGTTGATGGGAGGTGCAGATGGCGAAGGCGATTTCGATCGCGCTGATTGTCGGCGGCATCGTGCTGCTGTATTTCGGCGGGCAGGCGTTCAATTCGGTGAGCAGCGACGTGTCGCGCTTCTTTACCGGTTCGCCGAGCAACAAGGCGATCGTGCTGATCGTCGCGGGCGTGGTGGCGACGCTCGCCGGGCTGACGGGAATCGCGATGTCGGGGCGCAAGCGCTGAGTGTCCGCACGAGGCCCGCGACGAAAATAGCTAGAACGCGATCTCGGGCTTCGCGGCCGAGCGCGTGCCGGGCAGCGGCACGTTGCTTACGCCGTGATAGGTGAACACCAGCGAGAACTTCACCTGATCGCTGAGATTCTTGCCGGCCGAGTGGAGCGTGTTGCAGTGGAAGAACACCACGTCGCCGGTCTTCAGCTCCGGCGACACCGCGGTGCGGATCGCCGCCTCGTTCTCGGCGAGATCCGTGCGGAAAAATTTCGCTTCGTCGAAACGGTCGGACGTGAAGGCGGCGCCATGCGATTGCGGCACGAACCACAGCGCGCCGTTATCGATGGTTTCCGGGCCGACCGCGAGCCACACCGACACCAGGTCGTCGCGCTCGAACGACCAGTAACGCACGTCGCGATGCCAGCCGGTCAGGCTGCCGTATGCGGGGTGCTTGGTCATCATGCAGTTGTGATGCGCGCGCGACAGTCGCGGCTCCTCGCCAAAATACAGTTCCATCCAGCCACGGATTTCGGGCGCAGTCGCCCATTGCGCGAACGCGGGGTGACGACCGTACGCGTCGAGCAGGCGCCGCACCGTATGTCCGCCCGGCGCATCTTTCGATGACGGCGCGCCCGGATACTTCAGATCCGCTTCGAATTCGATCGGCGCCGCCGCTTCCTGCAACTGCCGCTGTGCGATCCGCTTCAGCTCGTCGCAACGCTCGGGCGACACGAGTTCTGGCACGACGACAAAACCCTGCTCCCGCAACGTTTGAATCTGCTCTTTCTTCGAATGGAGTGACATGGCGTTCCGTTAACGTCGACTAACTGATGTTCGATTGTAAAACGGGCGCGATCGGGGCGCGTTGTTTCGCGGCGCGCCAATGCACCAGTTTCAAGCGTGCGGCGCACCCACATCGCACATTCGCTGGCCAAATATGCACGCAAATCGCCCGTCAAAAGTGAAACCAGATTGTTGTTAGCGACGATTCGATCCTGAGGGAATTCGATCTCGCAGGGTACTAACCCGACTTTCTGACGTCACGATTCCCGTGTAGCCTGCTCGCATGTCGATCGCCGCTTACGCAATTTTCTATCGTGCGCAGGCCGTCAAGGCTCGTGCCGTCGGTTTCTCCGCGTTGTACCTTCGCTGCGCTGCGCGCCGTGTTTCGCGTCGCGATCTCCCGCGATACGAGCCGCACCGAATATCCGGCTTTCAGGCCGTTCATCGCAACCCCGTCATTGGCACATATGGTGCTGTTTGTCCGTGCACATCCGATGCACGCGCCGACGTGCGGTTCATTGCCTAAATGTGAAGCCATGCATACTCTTTTGAGCACCCGTCTTACCCGCGCCGCGCTGAAAGCGGCGCGTCCCGCACGCCGTCATATGATGCGGGCGCTGCGTCACCATGCCGCGCGCACCCGCGCGCTCGGGGAGCAGTGGCGCGACGCGAAGGCCGTCGACGGCTTTCGCACCTGGTTCCATACGTTCTTCTCGGCGCTGCGCCAGCAGAGCGGCACGCGCCGTCTGTCGCTGCGCACATTGCTGCGCAAGCCGACACCGTTGCACCTCGCGGTCGCGAAACGCGCGCCGGCGGTGCGCACGCCTGCGAGCCGCCGACCGCGTCGGCTGTCGACGAGCAGCAGCGGGTGGTTCGCGTTTGCGTTTGCGAGCCGCTGAGATTGCTGGGCCGGTGAGTTGCCGTTGCGCGTTGAGTGGCTAGTGCAAGACTTCGAGCGCGACGGCATCGTTACGCGATCGACGGACGAAGAAAAACCCCGCCCGGCTCACGCCGGCGGGGTTTTTTGCTTTCAGGTAACGATCGACTCGCGCTGGTTACGCGCTAGTTACGCAATTGCCGCGACCGGCTCGGTGCCTGCCGCTTCGGCGAGTGCGAGCGCCTTGTCGGTGGCTTCCCACGTGAATTCCGGCTCTTCGCGGCCGAAGTGGCCATACGCCGCGCTCTTCTCATAGACCGGGCGCAGCAGGTCGAGCATCTGGATGATGCCCTTCGGACGCAGGTCGAAATGCTGACGCACGAGTTCCGTGATCGTCGCATCCGACACGCGGCCGGTGCCGAACGTGTTGACCATCACCGAGGTCGGCTGAGCGACGCCGATCGCGTACGACACCTGGATCAGGCAGCGCGACGCGAGGCCCGCGGCCACGATGTTCTTCGCGACGTAACGGCCGGCGTAAGCTGCCGAGCGGTCGACCTTCGACGGGTCCTTGCCCGAGAACGCGCCGCCGCCGTGCGGTGCCGCGCCACCGTACGTATCGACGATGATCTTGCGGCCCGTCAGACCGCAATCGCCCTGCGGACCGCCGATCACGAAGCGACCGGTCGGGTTCACGAGGTACTTGACGTCACCCTTGATCAGCTCGGCCGGAAGCGTCGGCTTGATCACTTCTTCGATCACCGCTTCGCGCAGCGTGTCGAGCTCGATGTCCGGTGCGTGCTGGGTGGACAGCACGACGGTGTCGATCGAATGCGGCTTGCCGTCGACGTAGCGCACGGTGACCTGCGACTTCGCGTCCGGGCGCAGCCAGGGCAAACGGCCGTCGCGGCGCAGATTCGCCTGACGCTCGACGAGACGGTGCGACAGGTGGATCGGCAGCGGCATCAGTTCCGGCGTTTCCTCGCACGCGTAACCGAACATCAGACCCTGGTCGCCCGCGCCTTGATCGAGGTTGTTGTCGTGCGCGCGGTCCACGCCCTGGGCGATGTCCGGCGACTGCTTGTCGTAGGCGACGAGCACCGCGCAGCCGCGGTAGTCGATGCCGTAGTCTGTGTTGTCGTAGCCGATGCGCTTGATCGTGTTGCGCGCGATCTGAATGTAGTCGACGTTCGCGGTGGTGGTGATTTCACCGGCCAGCACGACGAGACCCGTATTGCACAGCGTTTCGGCCGCGACACGCGAGTACTTGTCTTGAGCGAGGATGGCGTCGAGGATCGCGTCCGAGATCTGGTCCGCGACTTTGTCGGGATGGCCTTCGGAAACGGATTCGGAAGTGAAGAGATAGTCGTTTGCCACGTTGCAGACTCCTGTTAGTGGTTACGGTTGCGTTCCACGTAGCCGACTTCGGGAGTCTGAAGCGGCGACGCTTTAGCGGATTACCTTACCGATGGACGCTTGACTCATGGAAACCCATGGACCGCACCCGCCGGCTTCGCCCCGCAAGTTGTCTATTAACTCGGCGAAGCCCTTATTATAGCGACTTCCTTTGAATGTCACAGAGTGTCCACGAGTGCGGTATCACGCCAATTTTTCCGCTCCCCGCAATCCCGCCCCTAGCAGCGCCGCGCGCCCGGAGGCTGCATGCTGAGCAGCTACGGCGCGAAGCTCGCGGTCGGGCTGCTCAAACTCTTTGCCTTATTGCCGTATGGATTCGTCGCCCGTCTCGGCGACGGGCTCGGCTGGCTGCTCTATCAAATCCCTAGCCGTCGCAAGCGCATCGTTCATACGAATCTGAAGCTGTGCTTCCCCGACTGGAGCGACGAGCGCCGCGAGGACGTCGCGCAGAAGCACTTCCGTCACGCGATCCGCAGCTATCTCGAGCGCAGCGTGCAGTGGTTCGGCTCGGCGAAGAAGCTCGAAAAGCTGATCCAGCTCGACAGCGCAATCGATCTGACCGACCCGAACCTGCCGCCGACGCTCTTTCTCGGCTTTCATTTTGTCGGCATCGAGGCCGGTTCGATTTTTCTGAACTACTCATTGAAGCGCCAGTGCGGCTCGCTGTATCAGCCGATGTCGAATCAGGAGCTCGAGGCAGTCGCGAAAGCGGCGCGTGCGCGTTTCGGCGCGGACATGGCAAGCCGCGCGGACAGCGCGCGCGTCGTACTGCGCTGGCTGCGCGAACGCAAACCGGTGATGCTCGGCGCGGACATGGACTACGGCGCGCGCAATTCGACGTTCGTGCCGTTCTTCGGCGTGCCGACCTGCACGCTGACCGCGGTCGGCCGTCTTGCGAAGGTCGGACACGCGCAGGTCGTACCGTTCATCGGCGAAGTGCTGCCGAACTACAAGGGCTACCGGCTGAAGGTCTTCAAGCCTTGGGACAACTATCCGACCGGCGATGATGACGCCGATGCGCGACGCATGAACGAATTTCTCGAAGAGCAGATTCCGCTGATGCCCGAGCAGTATTACTGGGTGCACAAGCGGTTCAAGACGCGGCCGCCGGGAGTGCCGGGGGTGTATTGAAGAGTGGCGCTGGACCCGGCTCCCGGCAGTCGGAGCACGTCGATGAGTGCACGTGAGGCGGCATCCAGGCCCCTTGCTCGCCATACCGTTTCCGATGGGCCAACGTGTATCATCTGCTATTGGCCCAGCACGGCTCGAAAGGGTGATTCACCCAACAGCCGGCAAGGCCCGGATTTTCGGCTCCGCCCGCACGCGCGAAGCCCTACGCAGCAACGGATACACGAAAAACGTGAAGCTCAAATTCACCAAAATGCACGGCGCGGGTAACGACTTCGTCGTGCTCGACGGCTATACCCAACCGCTTGAACTGACCACGGCGCAGGTGCGCGCGCTCGCGAATCGCCATTTCGGCGTCGGTGCCGACCAGTTGCTGCTGGTCGAAAAGCCGACCGTCGAAGGCGTCGATTTCAGATATCGCATCTTCAATTGCGACGGCGGCGAGGTCGAACATTGCGGCAACGGCGCGCGCTGCTTCGTCAGGTTCGTGCGCGAGCGCGGTCTCACCGACCAGCGCAGCGTGCGCGTGCAAGTCCAGAAAGGCACGATCACGCTGACGATGCAGGACAACGGCGAGGTGATCGTCGACATGGGCACTCCCGTGTTCGATCCCGAACTCGTGCCGTTCGCGACCAAAGGTCTGCAAGGCCGCCGCGAAGGCGCGGACACGCTCTGGCCGCTCGACGTGAACGGCACGACGCGCTGGATGTCGGTGGTGTCGATGGGCAACCCGCACGCGGTGCAGGTCGTCGACGATGCCGAGGCGTTCCCGGTGCTCGTCGAAGGTCCGGCCATCGAGCGGCACACGCGCTTCCCGCAGCGGGTCAATGCGGGCTTCATGCAAATCGTCAATCGCAGCGAGATCAGGCTGCGCGTCTACGAACGCGGCGCGGGCGAAACGCTCGCGTGCGGCACCGGCGCGTGCGCGGCGGCCGCGGCCGGTATCCGGCGCGGGCTGCTGGATTCGCCGGTGCTCGTGCACACGCACGGCGGCGATCTGACGATCACGTGGGACATCGCGCAACCAGGCGCGCCGCTGCTGATGGCCGGCCCCGCGGCCACCGTCTTCGAAGGGGAGATCGAGTTGGCAGAAGAGGCGTCGAGCGCATCGCCCGACTCGTCGCAGCGCAATCCGTCCAGCCCGGCCGCCGTGGCGCCCTCCGTCTAACTCATTGACCTACGCGCCGCCGCGAGGCGGCCATCTCGTAGTCCTCTAGCCGAAACTATGAACGATCGCGAAGTCGCCGAATACCTGCTCGCCAATCCCGAATTCTTCGTCGAACACGCGGAAACGCTCGCGACCATCCGACTCGCGAACCCGCACGGCAAAGCCGCGGTGTCGCTGCAGGAGCGGCAAATGGAGATGCTGCGCGACAAGAACAAGCATCTCGAACGGCGTCTGGCCGAACTGCTGCGCTACGGTCACGAGAACGACAGCATCGCGGCGAAGTTCAACCGCTGGACCATCCGCGTGATGGCTGAGCGCGATCCGTACGCGCTGCCGCGCACGATCGCCGGCGGTCTGCTCGATATCTTCGACGTGCCGCAAGCGGCACTGCGCGTGTGGGACGTCGCCGAGCCGTATGCGCAAGCCGACTTCGCGCGCCACGTCAGCGAGGAAGTGCGGATTTTCGCGGGCAGCCTGAGCACGCCGTACTGCGGCGCGAACACCGGCTTCGAGGCCGCGCAATGGCTCCCGCAGGCGGCGAGCGCGTCCAACGGCGCGGCCAACCCGCCGGCAAGCGCGACCGACGACCCCAGCGCCCCAACGAGCGAAACGGCGCAGACCACCGAATCGATCGCGCTGCTTGCGCTGCGCGACCCTGAAGGTGCCGAAGACGCGCCGACGTTCGGCCTGCTCGTGATGGGCTCGTCCGACCCGCGACGCTTCCACGAAGGCATGGCCACCGATTTCCTCACGCAGATCGGCGCGCTCGCGAGCGCCGCGCTGAGCCGGCTGCTGCCGCGCTGAGCCACGCAACGTCACCGCCCACCGTGACCGCCGCCGACCCGATCGCCGCCTATCTGTCGCATCTCGAGCACGAGCGGCGGCTGTCGGAGCATACGCTGCGCGGCTATACGCATGAGCTCGCGGAACTGAAGCTGCTCGCCAAAGGCAGACAGCTCGAAAGTCTCACCGCCGTCGACATCCGCGGCGCCGTCGCGCGCGCGCATGCGGGCGGCCTCACCGCGCGGTCGATCGGCCATCGGCTGTCGGCGTGGCGCGCGTTTTATCGCTGGCTTGCGGGCCAAATCGAGCTGCCGGCCAATCCGGTCGCCGCGGTGCGCGCGCCGAAGCAGGCGAAAACGCTGCCGAAGGCGCTTTCCGTCGACGACACCGCGCGCCTGATGGACAGCGCGCCCGCCGACTCCCCCGAAGGCCTGCGCGATCACGCGATGCTCGAGCTGTTCTACTCGTCGGGCCTGCGCCTCGCCGAACTGGTCGGCCTCGACGTGCGTTTCGCCGACATCGACGGTTATCGCTCGGCCGGCTGGCTGAAGCTCGATTCCGGCGAAGTCGAAGTGCTCGGCAAAGGCAACCGGCGCCGCGTCGTGCCGGTGGGCAGCAAGGCGGTCGCGGCGCTGAACGCATGGCTCGCGGTGCGCGAACGGATGGTCCGCCACGATCCGCATCCGCTCTTCCTGTCGGCGCGCGGCAACCGGCTGTCGCCGAACGTCGTGCGCGAGCGCGTGAAGCGCGCGGCGCTCGCGGCCGGCATTCCTGCCAACGTGCATCCGCACGTGCTGCGCCATTCGTTCGCGACGCACGTGCTGCAGTCGAGCGGCGATCTGCGCGCCGTGCAGGAGTTGCTCGGACACGCGAGCATCACCGCGACGCAGGTCTACACGGGCCTCGATTTCCAGCACCTCGCCCACGTCTACGACAGCGCGCATCCTCGCGCAAAGAAACGCAACTGATCACGCGACTGCCGCCGCGCGCCACGACGCGCCGCCATCGCTAGTACCTGACCGACACCTGATGAATACCGTTACGCTCAAACCGTCGAAAGAAAAATCGCTGCTGCGCCGCCATCCGTGGGTGTATGCCAATGCGATCGAACATGTCGACGGCCGCCCCGCGCCCGGCGCGACCGTGCTCGTGCGCGCGCACGATGGCCGCTTCCTCGCGCGCGCCGCCTACAGCCCGCACTCGCAGATCCGCGCACGCGTGTGGAGCTTCGACGAAGCCGAGCCGATCGATCACGCGTTCTTCAAGCGCCGCGTGCAGCGCGCGTTCGCGCATCGTCAGGCGATGGTTCGCGACACCGGCGCCGTGCGACT encodes the following:
- a CDS encoding DUF3185 family protein → MAKAISIALIVGGIVLLYFGGQAFNSVSSDVSRFFTGSPSNKAIVLIVAGVVATLAGLTGIAMSGRKR
- a CDS encoding phytanoyl-CoA dioxygenase family protein — encoded protein: MSLHSKKEQIQTLREQGFVVVPELVSPERCDELKRIAQRQLQEAAAPIEFEADLKYPGAPSSKDAPGGHTVRRLLDAYGRHPAFAQWATAPEIRGWMELYFGEEPRLSRAHHNCMMTKHPAYGSLTGWHRDVRYWSFERDDLVSVWLAVGPETIDNGALWFVPQSHGAAFTSDRFDEAKFFRTDLAENEAAIRTAVSPELKTGDVVFFHCNTLHSAGKNLSDQVKFSLVFTYHGVSNVPLPGTRSAAKPEIAF
- the metK gene encoding methionine adenosyltransferase; protein product: MANDYLFTSESVSEGHPDKVADQISDAILDAILAQDKYSRVAAETLCNTGLVVLAGEITTTANVDYIQIARNTIKRIGYDNTDYGIDYRGCAVLVAYDKQSPDIAQGVDRAHDNNLDQGAGDQGLMFGYACEETPELMPLPIHLSHRLVERQANLRRDGRLPWLRPDAKSQVTVRYVDGKPHSIDTVVLSTQHAPDIELDTLREAVIEEVIKPTLPAELIKGDVKYLVNPTGRFVIGGPQGDCGLTGRKIIVDTYGGAAPHGGGAFSGKDPSKVDRSAAYAGRYVAKNIVAAGLASRCLIQVSYAIGVAQPTSVMVNTFGTGRVSDATITELVRQHFDLRPKGIIQMLDLLRPVYEKSAAYGHFGREEPEFTWEATDKALALAEAAGTEPVAAIA
- a CDS encoding lipid A biosynthesis lauroyl acyltransferase produces the protein MLSSYGAKLAVGLLKLFALLPYGFVARLGDGLGWLLYQIPSRRKRIVHTNLKLCFPDWSDERREDVAQKHFRHAIRSYLERSVQWFGSAKKLEKLIQLDSAIDLTDPNLPPTLFLGFHFVGIEAGSIFLNYSLKRQCGSLYQPMSNQELEAVAKAARARFGADMASRADSARVVLRWLRERKPVMLGADMDYGARNSTFVPFFGVPTCTLTAVGRLAKVGHAQVVPFIGEVLPNYKGYRLKVFKPWDNYPTGDDDADARRMNEFLEEQIPLMPEQYYWVHKRFKTRPPGVPGVY
- the dapF gene encoding diaminopimelate epimerase; the protein is MKLKFTKMHGAGNDFVVLDGYTQPLELTTAQVRALANRHFGVGADQLLLVEKPTVEGVDFRYRIFNCDGGEVEHCGNGARCFVRFVRERGLTDQRSVRVQVQKGTITLTMQDNGEVIVDMGTPVFDPELVPFATKGLQGRREGADTLWPLDVNGTTRWMSVVSMGNPHAVQVVDDAEAFPVLVEGPAIERHTRFPQRVNAGFMQIVNRSEIRLRVYERGAGETLACGTGACAAAAAGIRRGLLDSPVLVHTHGGDLTITWDIAQPGAPLLMAGPAATVFEGEIELAEEASSASPDSSQRNPSSPAAVAPSV
- a CDS encoding DUF484 family protein, whose protein sequence is MNDREVAEYLLANPEFFVEHAETLATIRLANPHGKAAVSLQERQMEMLRDKNKHLERRLAELLRYGHENDSIAAKFNRWTIRVMAERDPYALPRTIAGGLLDIFDVPQAALRVWDVAEPYAQADFARHVSEEVRIFAGSLSTPYCGANTGFEAAQWLPQAASASNGAANPPASATDDPSAPTSETAQTTESIALLALRDPEGAEDAPTFGLLVMGSSDPRRFHEGMATDFLTQIGALASAALSRLLPR
- the xerC gene encoding tyrosine recombinase XerC is translated as MTAADPIAAYLSHLEHERRLSEHTLRGYTHELAELKLLAKGRQLESLTAVDIRGAVARAHAGGLTARSIGHRLSAWRAFYRWLAGQIELPANPVAAVRAPKQAKTLPKALSVDDTARLMDSAPADSPEGLRDHAMLELFYSSGLRLAELVGLDVRFADIDGYRSAGWLKLDSGEVEVLGKGNRRRVVPVGSKAVAALNAWLAVRERMVRHDPHPLFLSARGNRLSPNVVRERVKRAALAAGIPANVHPHVLRHSFATHVLQSSGDLRAVQELLGHASITATQVYTGLDFQHLAHVYDSAHPRAKKRN